In Rutidosis leptorrhynchoides isolate AG116_Rl617_1_P2 chromosome 2, CSIRO_AGI_Rlap_v1, whole genome shotgun sequence, one genomic interval encodes:
- the LOC139891843 gene encoding probable E3 ubiquitin-protein ligase ARI7: protein MDSNRDSSYDDYVFSVSTGDDDDVMMYYDNNDEADSDYNNNNDDDNNDDATDDFNVLINQTDSSSEKSYLLLKEDDLLQRQQDDINKVTSVLSINKDYACMLLLRYNWSVSNLHEAWFEDEDKIRVSLGLLDVDLDSKFPKNGDRIVDCGICFDSVKVTDSGTCGCDHYYCKVCWKGYVSNAIHDGPGCLTLRCPDPSCAAAVGPDMVSVLASETEMKRYEGFLVRSYIESNNKKMKWCPGPGCEYVVEFDDDFETGSYDVSCVCKYGFCWKCMEDAHRPLGCDTVAKWVLKNSAEAENTNWILAYTKPCPKCKRSIEKNHGCMHMTCTEPCRYEFCWLCLGPYRGHDVQACNGFGSAKKGTEVNDAEKQREMAKKAIERYTHYYERWAANEKSRKQAITDLKQIETVHLKKLSLNYCPETHLQFIIDAWLQIIECRRVLKWTYAYGYYIPKKEEAKVQFFEFVQGEAEVGLERLHRCAEKELQIYIVNEDGEATEENFNSFRVKLTDLTRVTRFYFENLVRALENGLSEVDSDMAQTNKTKTKTSGSDQGADGSSSSKQRGRKRVRQSATQGDGVRRMRMTVRRAMEPRNVTQVAGEPSIPVINIDDD from the coding sequence ATGGACTCCAATCGCGATTCTTCTTACGACGATTACGTATTTTCTGTATCCACGGGCGACGACGATGATGTCATGATGTATTACGATAATAATGATGAAGCTGATTCtgattacaataataataacgacgatgataATAACGATGACGCTACTGATGATTTCAACGTTTTGATCAATCAGACTGATTCTAGTTCCGAAAAAAGTTATCTTTTACTGAAGGAAGATGATTTGTTACAGCGTCAACAAGATGATATAAATAAGGTTACTTCTGTTTTATCTATTAATAAGGATTATGCTTGTATGTTGTTGCTTCGTTATAATTGGAGTGTTAGTAATCTTCATGAAGCTTGGTTTGAAGATGAGGATAAAATTCGTGTTAGTCTAGGTTTATTAGATGTTGATCTCGATTCAAAGTTTCCGAAAAATGGTGATAGGATTGTTGATTGTGGAATTTGTTTCGATTCAGTTAAGGTAACTGATAGTGGGACTTGTGGTTGTGATCATTATTATTGTAAGGTGTGTTGGAAAGGTTATGTATCGAATGCTATTCATGATGGCCCTGGTTGTTTGACTTTACGCTGTCCTGACCCGAGTTGTGCTGCTGCGGTCGGTCCTGATATGGTCAGCGTGTTGGCTTCGGAAACCGAGATGAAAAGGTATGAAGGGTTTTTGGTGAGGTCGTATATTGAGAGTAATAATAAGAAGATGAAATGGTGTCCTGGTCCTGGGTGTGAGTATGTGGTTGAATTTGATGATGATTTTGAAACGGGTAGTTATGATGTTTCGTGTGTTTGCAAGTATGGTTTTTGTTGGAAGTGTATGGAAGATGCTCATCGCCCGCTTGGGTGTGATACTGTGGCTAAATGGGTGTTGAAAAATTCAGCTGAAGCAGAGAATACTAATTGGATACTTGCGTATACTAAACCTTGTCCGAAATGTAAGAGATCAATTGAGAAGAATCATGGTTGTATGCATATGACTTGTACAGAGCCTTGTAGGTATGAATTTTGTTGGTTATGTCTTGGTCCATATAGGGGACATGATGTTCAAGCTTGTAATGGTTTTGGGAGTGCGAAAAAAGGAACTGAAGTTAATGATGCTGAAAAGCAACGAGAGATGGCGAAAAAAGCTATAGAGAGGTATACACATTATTATGAACGTTGGGCTGCAAATGAAAAGTCAAGGAAACAAGCTATAACCGATTTGAAGCAGATTGAAACTGTTCATCTCAAGAAACTTAGTTTGAATTACTGTCCGGAGACACATTTACAGTTTATTATTGATGCTTGGTTACAGATAATTGAATGCAGGCGAGTTTTGAAATGGACATATGCGTATGGGTATTATATACCTAAAAAGGAAGAGGCGAAAGTGCAGTTTTTTGAGTTTGTTCAAGGTGAAGCAGAGGTTGGTTTAGAAAGGCTACATCGTTGTGCAGAAAAGGAGCTGCAAATTTACATTGTTAATGAAGATGGTGAGGCTACTGAGGAAAATTTTAATAGTTTCAGGGTGAAGTTAACTGATTTGACTAGGGTGACTCGCTTTTATTTTGAGAATTTGGTTAGGGCTTTAGAGAATGGTCTTTCGGAGGTTGATTCTGATATGGCTCAGACCAATAAGACTAAGACCAAGACTAGCGGCTCAGACCAGGGTGCTGATGGTAGTTCGAGTAGTAAGCAGAGGGGTCGAAAGCGGGTTCGTCAATCGGCTACTCAGGGTGATGGTGTAAGAAGAATGAGGATGACGGTTAGGCGTGCTATGGAACCGAGGAATGTGACTCAAGTAGCTGGTGAACCGTCGATACCTGTGATCAATATTGATGATGACTGA